Proteins encoded in a region of the Leifsonia sp. PS1209 genome:
- a CDS encoding fatty acid--CoA ligase family protein: MTGVIVPLVGAGSVTAGAARELIDRIHSVRAAGDVPLVGDDRWPQEQWRQVRATAETAGPLPGIGWATLTSGSTGAPRIVVRTAESWSASFAAVDALLGVQDGDVLALPAPAASSLSLFSIARAAEGGPELLMPGGHAVVASDFADATLFHGTPRALRTILDAGPAATPLLRAALVGGADLDAGTRARAEERGIRVVAYYGAAELSFVAVDHGDGLRPFPGVEVEVRDGELWVRSPYAASGYLGGDGPLRRDGTWCTVGDRAEIVDGRIRLSGRADDAILTAAATVVPAEVEAALLGLRGVTDAVVFGLPNDGVGALVAAVVELARGGAEDGVLADEVRAQARAVLAPTHVPRRWFVVDALPRTASGKPARAELLRSVLAGEVSGL, translated from the coding sequence GTGACCGGGGTGATCGTGCCGCTGGTGGGGGCGGGTTCGGTGACCGCGGGTGCGGCGCGCGAGCTGATCGACCGCATCCACTCGGTGCGGGCTGCGGGCGATGTGCCGCTGGTCGGCGACGACCGGTGGCCGCAGGAGCAGTGGCGGCAGGTGCGCGCGACCGCGGAGACGGCGGGGCCGCTGCCGGGGATCGGGTGGGCGACGCTCACCTCGGGGAGCACCGGCGCGCCGCGGATCGTGGTGCGCACCGCGGAGTCGTGGTCCGCGTCGTTCGCCGCAGTGGATGCGCTGCTCGGCGTGCAGGACGGGGACGTGCTGGCGCTCCCCGCGCCCGCGGCATCGTCGCTGTCGCTGTTCTCGATCGCCCGGGCGGCGGAGGGCGGACCCGAGCTGCTGATGCCGGGAGGCCACGCGGTGGTCGCGAGCGACTTCGCCGACGCCACCCTGTTCCACGGGACGCCGCGCGCGCTCCGCACGATCCTCGACGCCGGCCCGGCCGCGACACCGCTGCTGCGGGCGGCGCTCGTCGGTGGCGCCGACCTGGATGCGGGAACGCGCGCCCGCGCGGAGGAGCGCGGCATCCGGGTGGTGGCGTACTACGGAGCGGCCGAGCTGTCGTTCGTCGCGGTCGACCACGGCGACGGACTGCGACCGTTCCCGGGGGTGGAGGTGGAGGTCCGCGACGGCGAACTGTGGGTGCGGTCGCCGTATGCGGCTTCGGGCTATCTGGGCGGCGACGGCCCGCTGCGGCGAGACGGCACCTGGTGCACGGTGGGCGACCGGGCGGAGATCGTGGATGGGCGCATCCGGTTGTCGGGGAGGGCGGACGACGCGATTCTCACGGCGGCGGCGACCGTCGTGCCCGCGGAGGTCGAGGCGGCGCTGCTCGGGTTGCGTGGCGTGACGGATGCCGTGGTGTTCGGGCTGCCGAACGACGGGGTCGGGGCACTGGTGGCTGCGGTGGTGGAGCTAGCGCGAGGTGGTGCGGAGGATGGGGTGCTCGCCGATGAGGTGCGCGCGCAGGCGCGTGCGGTGCTCGCGCCGACGCACGTCCCTCGGCGGTGGTTCGTTGTGGACGCGCTGCCCCGCACCGCGTCGGGGAAGCCCGCGCGGGCGGAGCTGCTGCGCAGCGTCCTCGCGGGTGAAGTGAGCGGACTGTGA
- a CDS encoding thiolase family protein, which yields MSGDPVVVAARRTPIATRGRGLAEVTVDRLAAPVLRAVVDDWAAASTPPRPIPTVADVVLGNCMGPGGNPARVAALLAGLGVGVPGVTVDRQCGSGLAAVIEAANAIRGGDERPRIAGGVESASTAPVRSVDGVPYDRAPFAPTGFPDPGMTEAAERLAAEDRIPRSRQDAYAARGRRRALAAVADGRYAGELVPVEGVSGDELGAPGADERVLARFAPLFEGGSVTGGNSCRVSDGAAAVLLVPAALRGAGVPGLALRAHAVVGCDPALPGVGAAAAILEALGRVGGAGRTVADVAAFEIVEAFASQTIAVLDRIGVADDDVRVCADGGALALGHPWGASGAVAVVRLFSRLVRGGAPPGTLGVAAASVGGGMGVAAVFEVVR from the coding sequence GTGAGCGGCGATCCCGTCGTGGTGGCGGCACGCCGCACCCCGATCGCCACGCGCGGCCGGGGGCTCGCGGAGGTCACGGTGGACCGGCTCGCCGCGCCCGTGCTGCGCGCGGTGGTCGATGACTGGGCCGCCGCATCCACTCCCCCGCGTCCCATCCCTACCGTCGCGGACGTCGTTCTCGGCAACTGCATGGGCCCGGGCGGCAACCCGGCCAGGGTGGCGGCGCTGCTCGCGGGGCTCGGGGTCGGGGTGCCCGGCGTGACGGTGGACCGGCAGTGCGGGAGCGGGCTGGCCGCGGTCATCGAGGCGGCGAACGCGATTCGCGGGGGCGACGAGCGGCCCAGGATCGCGGGCGGGGTGGAGAGTGCGTCGACGGCGCCCGTGCGGTCGGTCGACGGCGTCCCGTACGACAGGGCGCCGTTCGCGCCGACCGGATTCCCCGACCCCGGCATGACGGAGGCCGCGGAGCGGTTGGCGGCGGAAGACCGCATCCCGCGGTCGCGTCAGGATGCGTACGCTGCGCGCGGCCGTCGCCGTGCGCTCGCGGCGGTGGCCGACGGGCGGTATGCGGGCGAGCTGGTTCCGGTGGAGGGGGTGTCGGGCGACGAGCTCGGCGCACCCGGCGCGGACGAGCGGGTGCTGGCCCGGTTCGCGCCGCTGTTCGAGGGCGGCAGCGTGACCGGCGGGAACTCGTGCAGAGTGAGCGACGGGGCGGCTGCGGTGCTGCTCGTGCCGGCGGCGTTGCGCGGGGCGGGTGTTCCGGGGCTGGCACTGCGGGCGCACGCGGTGGTCGGCTGCGATCCGGCGCTGCCCGGTGTGGGGGCGGCGGCGGCCATCCTCGAAGCGCTCGGGCGCGTGGGTGGCGCGGGCCGCACCGTGGCCGACGTGGCGGCGTTCGAGATCGTGGAGGCATTCGCGTCGCAGACCATCGCCGTGCTCGACCGGATCGGGGTGGCCGACGACGACGTCCGCGTCTGCGCCGACGGCGGTGCGCTGGCGCTCGGGCATCCGTGGGGTGCGAGCGGGGCGGTCGCCGTGGTGCGGCTGTTCAGCAGGCTGGTGCGCGGTGGGGCTCCCCCTGGGACGCTCGGCGTCGCGGCGGCGTCCGTCGGCGGCGGGATGGGCGTCGCGGCCGTGTTCGAGGTGGTGCGATGA